The Streptomyces camelliae genome window below encodes:
- a CDS encoding HAD family hydrolase → MPVLVASDLDRTLIYSSAALALTMPDPRAPRLLCVEVHEARPLSYMTETAAQLLTDLGDAAVFVPTTTRTRKQYQRINLPGPPPAYAICANGGHLLVDGVTDTDWHAGVQARLADECAPLAEVREHLARTADPAWVRKHRVAEELFTYLVVERELLPEEWVKELAVWAEARGWTVSLQGRKIYAVPKPLTKSAAVREVARRTGAELTLAAGDSLLDADLLLAADRGWRPGHGELADTGWTAPEIGALPERGVLAGERILREFLRAARQG, encoded by the coding sequence ATGCCGGTGCTGGTGGCGAGCGACCTCGACCGTACGCTGATCTACTCCTCGGCGGCCCTCGCGCTGACCATGCCGGACCCGCGGGCGCCCCGGCTGCTGTGCGTGGAGGTGCACGAGGCCAGGCCGCTGTCGTACATGACCGAGACGGCCGCCCAGCTGCTGACCGACCTCGGGGACGCGGCCGTCTTCGTGCCGACGACCACGCGGACCCGCAAGCAGTACCAGCGGATCAATCTGCCCGGACCGCCGCCGGCGTACGCGATCTGTGCCAACGGCGGCCATCTGCTGGTCGACGGGGTCACCGACACCGACTGGCACGCGGGCGTGCAGGCCCGGCTGGCCGACGAGTGCGCGCCGCTGGCGGAGGTGCGCGAGCATCTGGCACGGACGGCGGACCCGGCGTGGGTGCGCAAGCACCGGGTCGCCGAGGAGCTGTTCACCTATCTGGTCGTCGAGCGCGAGCTGCTGCCCGAGGAGTGGGTGAAGGAGCTGGCGGTGTGGGCGGAGGCCCGGGGCTGGACGGTCTCCCTCCAGGGCCGCAAGATCTACGCCGTCCCGAAGCCGCTCACCAAGAGCGCGGCGGTGCGGGAGGTGGCCCGCCGTACCGGCGCGGAGCTGACCCTGGCGGCCGGCGACTCCCTCCTGGACGCCGACCTCCTCCTGGCCGCCGACCGGGGCTGGCGCCCGGGGCACGGCGAGCTTGCCGACACGGGCTGGACGGCCCCGGAGATCGGCGCGCTGCCCGAGCGGGGGGTCCTGGCGGGGGAGCGGATCCTGCGGGAGTTTCTCCGGGCTGCCCGGCAGGGTTAG
- a CDS encoding FmdB family zinc ribbon protein, producing MPRYEYRCRTCGDTFELSRPMAESAAPATCPAGHADTVKLLSTVAVGGTAAKAPASSGGGGCCGGGCCG from the coding sequence ATGCCTCGCTACGAATACCGCTGCCGGACCTGCGGCGACACATTCGAACTCAGCCGACCGATGGCGGAGTCGGCCGCCCCCGCGACGTGCCCCGCAGGACACGCCGACACGGTGAAGTTGCTGTCCACCGTGGCGGTCGGAGGTACGGCCGCCAAGGCGCCGGCCTCCAGCGGGGGCGGCGGGTGTTGTGGTGGAGGGTGCTGCGGCTAA
- a CDS encoding transglycosylase domain-containing protein, translating to MRAEGAARRLLALFGPLAPYARRLAPYMRRLAPYVRRLKPVYPRPGRTGWRRWVPSWRQWLGGFLSSVGLLGAFLVTAYAMTDIPSNLNTYATQQDNVYFWSDGTPMARTGWVQRQAMPLKDIPQDVRWAVLAAENETFYSDPGISMRGITRALWQTVGEGYTAGGSTITQQYVKNVYLNQNQTVTRKFTEAMIALKLDNKMSKDKILEGYLNTSWFGRGTYGIQRAAQAYYGKDVGKLNVSEAAMLAGLLKGAGLYDPTLSKANHHRAEERWKWILDRMVKIHKLTPQERATYTTFPEPLKSNPLYNTGEQSDYLVELASQYAKKAGGLTDQQFDLGGYQIYTTFDRKREKDLTDAVTQARKQAKRDHPAQAKDAHYGAASVAADGRILAVYGGPDHRTQGYNESNAATVPAGTAFLPFVYAAGLEHGVHKTRGGPATPVTPDSVYDGNDNIPVMTPEGPYWDRSGKRILTRNDGHTSYGQITLRQALARSVNTPFMQLGMDTGLNTVRQTAESAGLLPDTLGPQVPALSLGSSTPSAIRMASGYATFAADGTHTEPYSVRRITRNGAPVALNTPRPERAVGAETAQEVTEALTDSFRAAHPAAAATRPGAAGKAGTTQDDTAAWYAGTTDSVSTAVVVYRMDLSKSLEPLPLQGLAGTPADSVPYRLWSAAMGLD from the coding sequence ATGCGTGCCGAGGGAGCGGCCCGCCGGCTGCTGGCGCTGTTCGGCCCGCTGGCACCGTACGCGCGCCGCCTCGCGCCCTACATGCGCCGCCTCGCTCCCTACGTGCGCCGCCTGAAGCCCGTCTACCCGCGCCCGGGCCGGACCGGCTGGCGCCGCTGGGTGCCCTCCTGGCGCCAGTGGCTCGGCGGTTTCCTCAGCTCCGTCGGTCTGCTCGGCGCCTTCCTCGTCACGGCGTACGCGATGACGGACATACCGAGCAACCTGAACACGTACGCCACCCAGCAGGACAACGTCTACTTCTGGTCCGACGGCACACCCATGGCCCGCACGGGCTGGGTGCAGCGGCAGGCGATGCCGCTCAAGGACATCCCCCAGGACGTCCGCTGGGCGGTGCTCGCGGCGGAGAACGAGACCTTCTACTCCGACCCCGGCATATCCATGCGGGGCATCACCCGCGCCCTGTGGCAGACCGTGGGGGAGGGGTACACCGCCGGTGGCTCCACCATCACCCAGCAGTACGTCAAAAACGTCTATCTCAACCAGAACCAGACGGTCACCCGCAAGTTCACCGAGGCGATGATCGCCCTCAAGCTCGACAACAAGATGAGCAAGGACAAGATCCTGGAGGGCTATCTCAACACCAGCTGGTTCGGCCGGGGCACCTACGGCATCCAGCGCGCCGCCCAGGCCTACTACGGCAAGGACGTCGGCAAGCTCAACGTCTCCGAGGCGGCGATGCTCGCGGGCCTGCTCAAGGGCGCCGGCCTGTACGACCCCACGCTCAGCAAGGCCAACCACCACCGGGCCGAGGAGCGCTGGAAGTGGATCCTCGACCGCATGGTCAAGATCCACAAGCTGACACCGCAGGAGCGGGCCACGTACACGACGTTCCCCGAGCCGCTGAAGAGCAACCCGCTGTACAACACCGGCGAGCAGAGCGACTACCTGGTGGAGCTGGCCTCGCAGTACGCCAAGAAGGCCGGGGGCCTGACCGACCAGCAGTTCGACCTGGGCGGCTACCAGATCTACACGACCTTCGACCGCAAGCGGGAGAAGGACCTCACCGACGCCGTCACCCAGGCCCGCAAGCAGGCCAAGCGGGACCACCCGGCCCAGGCGAAGGACGCCCACTACGGCGCCGCCTCCGTCGCCGCCGACGGCCGGATCCTCGCGGTCTACGGCGGCCCCGACCACCGTACGCAGGGCTACAACGAGTCCAACGCGGCCACCGTCCCGGCCGGCACCGCCTTCCTGCCGTTCGTCTACGCGGCCGGGCTGGAGCACGGCGTCCACAAGACGCGCGGCGGGCCCGCAACCCCCGTCACCCCGGACAGCGTCTACGACGGCAACGACAACATTCCCGTCATGACCCCCGAGGGGCCGTACTGGGACCGCAGCGGCAAAAGGATCCTCACGCGCAACGACGGCCACACGTCGTACGGGCAGATCACCCTGCGCCAGGCCCTCGCCCGGTCGGTGAACACCCCGTTCATGCAGCTGGGCATGGACACCGGCCTGAACACGGTCCGGCAGACCGCCGAGTCCGCCGGACTGCTGCCCGACACCCTCGGCCCCCAGGTGCCGGCGCTGTCGCTGGGCAGCTCCACGCCGAGCGCGATCCGCATGGCGAGCGGGTACGCCACGTTCGCCGCCGACGGCACCCACACCGAGCCGTACTCGGTGCGCCGGATCACCCGCAACGGCGCGCCGGTCGCCCTGAACACCCCGCGCCCCGAGCGCGCGGTCGGCGCCGAGACGGCCCAGGAGGTCACCGAGGCGCTCACCGACTCCTTCCGCGCCGCCCACCCGGCCGCGGCAGCGACCCGGCCGGGAGCGGCGGGGAAGGCCGGCACCACCCAGGACGACACCGCCGCCTGGTACGCCGGTACGACCGACTCCGTCTCGACGGCCGTCGTCGTCTACCGCATGGACCTGTCGAAGTCCCTGGAGCCGCTGCCGCTCCAGGGGTTGGCCGGAACGCCCGCCGACAGCGTGCCGTACCGCCTGTGGTCGGCCGCCATGGGCCTGGACTGA
- a CDS encoding amidase domain-containing protein produces the protein MVAGVALLPNWSAGAAVVDDPTVNAATKATFQKLADAVFTDRTQALVDGAGSKGTRHTSGFSGSVRMSGGQTHDQSSALKTLSARKNLLAKLGEKYSSGSTEVTLDATEVHGRRAKVAVTETTTLTYEKPAAKGPKTTGFQAHHELTFKADRHGDWQLTGIKDTDDGYLAVNQVAKPSVAKTKTTPADDSPPDAPRAATSWPAPANPKNLTGGAYDYKAMVTYAQTYWNHYNPNYPDFNGETDGGDCTNFVSQTLKAGGWKHVPGYTNDFHKWFGTADIQSDSFVGVNEFSWFALSSKRVTPLANVYQADLGDVIQMDFNRDGSKDHSMIVTYRDRYGVPYVTYHSNNTYNRSVASLVASYPNAYYYAYRT, from the coding sequence CTGGTCGCCGGCGTGGCCCTGCTGCCCAACTGGAGCGCGGGCGCCGCCGTCGTCGACGACCCTACGGTGAACGCGGCCACCAAGGCGACCTTCCAGAAGCTGGCGGACGCGGTGTTCACCGACCGTACCCAGGCCCTGGTGGACGGCGCCGGCAGCAAGGGCACCCGGCACACGTCCGGCTTCTCCGGCTCCGTGCGGATGTCCGGCGGGCAGACCCACGACCAGTCCTCCGCGCTGAAGACGCTGAGCGCCCGCAAGAACCTGCTCGCCAAGCTCGGTGAGAAGTACAGCTCCGGCAGCACCGAGGTCACGCTGGACGCGACCGAGGTGCACGGCCGGCGGGCCAAGGTCGCCGTCACCGAGACCACGACGCTGACTTACGAGAAGCCGGCGGCCAAGGGGCCGAAGACCACCGGCTTCCAGGCCCACCACGAGCTGACCTTCAAGGCCGACCGCCACGGCGACTGGCAGCTGACCGGCATCAAGGACACCGACGACGGCTACCTCGCCGTCAACCAGGTCGCCAAGCCGTCGGTCGCCAAGACGAAGACCACCCCGGCCGACGACAGCCCGCCGGACGCGCCCCGCGCCGCGACCAGCTGGCCCGCACCGGCCAACCCGAAGAACCTCACGGGTGGCGCCTACGACTACAAGGCCATGGTGACGTACGCACAGACGTACTGGAACCACTACAACCCGAACTACCCGGACTTCAACGGCGAGACCGACGGCGGCGACTGCACCAACTTCGTCAGCCAGACCCTGAAGGCCGGCGGCTGGAAGCACGTCCCCGGCTACACGAACGACTTCCACAAGTGGTTCGGCACCGCCGACATCCAGTCCGACTCGTTCGTCGGCGTCAACGAGTTCTCCTGGTTCGCCCTGTCCTCCAAGCGCGTCACCCCCCTCGCCAACGTCTACCAGGCGGACCTCGGTGACGTGATCCAGATGGACTTCAACCGGGACGGGTCCAAGGACCACTCGATGATCGTCACCTACCGCGACCGCTACGGCGTGCCGTATGTGACGTACCACTCGAACAACACGTACAACCGGTCGGTGGCGAGCCTCGTCGCGTCCTACCCGAACGCGTACTACTACGCCTACCGCACCTGA
- a CDS encoding DUF4383 domain-containing protein yields MATHAVHARRRSRIRFDQHLPVDHRLNTVYRIGAGLIGAFLVAFGILGLLHNIGFFSTGGASVIGLNTNDTLSVLSIVVGGILLVGMVIGGNVASTLNMVFGVLFLLSGFLNLGLLDTPQNFLAFKIQNVFFSFVVGLLLMTFGMYGRVGSTLPHDNPYWRARHPAEGEPEGREDDQVR; encoded by the coding sequence ATGGCCACACACGCAGTGCACGCACGGCGACGGTCGCGGATCCGGTTCGATCAGCATCTGCCCGTCGACCACCGGCTGAACACGGTCTACCGGATCGGTGCGGGGCTGATCGGCGCGTTCCTGGTCGCCTTCGGCATCCTGGGTCTGCTGCACAACATCGGCTTCTTCAGCACCGGCGGCGCCTCGGTCATCGGGCTGAACACCAACGACACGCTGAGCGTGCTGTCGATCGTCGTCGGGGGGATCCTGCTCGTCGGCATGGTGATCGGCGGAAACGTGGCGTCCACGCTGAACATGGTGTTCGGCGTGCTGTTCCTGCTGAGCGGCTTCCTGAACCTCGGCCTGCTGGACACGCCGCAGAACTTCCTGGCGTTCAAGATCCAGAACGTGTTCTTCAGCTTCGTCGTGGGCCTGCTGCTGATGACCTTCGGCATGTACGGCAGGGTCGGCTCGACCCTGCCGCACGACAACCCGTACTGGCGGGCCCGCCATCCCGCGGAGGGCGAGCCCGAGGGGCGTGAGGACGATCAGGTGCGGTAG
- a CDS encoding DUF4097 family beta strand repeat-containing protein yields the protein MARSHAVRAAAMAVVTAALVAGVSACGTSASDDKHPEHKSFALHGRTLTVDSDDAALEIVTAQGDKAGSIQVTRWFKGRVVVGGSPRVSWSFQDDRLKLRMHCDGFIADCSAKYRIEVPRGIGLTVTDTNGDVQAQGFTGPVSIRSGNGAVRVTDSSGPLQLRSGNGAVTAQAASRQVRAETSNGSVHLDLSNVPDSVTAHSSNGAMTITVPRADYRVRADSQNGKVSVSVPRSDSSPHSVTADTSNGGITVRTTN from the coding sequence ATGGCCCGTTCCCACGCCGTCCGCGCCGCTGCCATGGCCGTGGTCACCGCAGCGCTCGTCGCAGGGGTGAGCGCCTGCGGCACCTCCGCGAGCGACGACAAGCACCCGGAGCACAAGTCCTTCGCGCTGCACGGCCGTACGCTCACCGTCGACTCCGACGACGCGGCCCTGGAGATCGTCACCGCGCAGGGCGACAAGGCAGGGTCGATCCAGGTCACCCGGTGGTTCAAGGGCAGAGTCGTCGTCGGCGGCAGCCCCAGGGTGAGCTGGTCCTTCCAGGACGACCGGCTGAAGCTGCGCATGCACTGCGACGGGTTCATCGCCGACTGCTCGGCCAAGTACCGGATCGAGGTGCCGCGCGGGATCGGCCTGACGGTGACCGACACCAACGGCGACGTGCAGGCGCAGGGGTTCACGGGTCCGGTCAGCATCCGCAGCGGCAACGGCGCGGTGCGGGTCACCGACTCCAGCGGACCGCTCCAGCTGCGCTCCGGCAACGGCGCGGTCACCGCCCAGGCCGCCTCCCGGCAGGTCCGGGCCGAGACGAGCAACGGCTCGGTGCACCTCGACCTGAGCAACGTACCCGACAGCGTGACCGCCCACAGCAGCAACGGCGCCATGACGATCACCGTGCCCCGCGCCGACTACCGCGTCCGCGCGGACTCGCAGAACGGCAAGGTCTCGGTGTCCGTGCCGCGGTCCGACAGCAGCCCGCACTCGGTGACGGCCGACACCTCCAACGGCGGGATCACGGTCCGTACAACGAACTGA
- a CDS encoding ketopantoate reductase family protein, with amino-acid sequence MASKSTVAVLGPGGTGGLLAALLSRSGHRVVCLAQEHTAGTLRRTGIAVRSPQFGEFTAPVEADTELREPVDVCLIAVKHTTLDAALTRVPPAALGDALVVPLLNGVEHPAALRARYRADRVAPAVIRVESTRTAPGVIEHGSPFTEIDLAGDGVPHARLDALAAVLTGAGVTARVVEDETAALWAKMAFLAPFALLTTRYGLPLGEARTRHRAELEDLVAETAAVSRACGAPADPAQALARYDTFPPGTKSSMQRDAEAGRPLELDAIGGALLRAADRHGVPAPVTARLVSELRAAGH; translated from the coding sequence ATGGCAAGCAAGAGCACCGTGGCCGTCCTCGGACCCGGTGGCACGGGCGGCCTCCTCGCCGCTCTCCTCTCCCGCTCCGGCCACCGCGTCGTCTGCCTGGCCCAGGAGCACACGGCCGGCACCCTGCGCCGTACCGGAATCGCCGTCCGCAGCCCGCAGTTCGGCGAGTTCACCGCGCCCGTCGAGGCGGACACCGAGCTGCGCGAACCGGTGGACGTCTGTCTGATCGCCGTCAAGCACACCACGCTCGACGCGGCCCTCACCCGCGTCCCGCCGGCCGCGCTCGGCGACGCCCTCGTCGTACCGCTGCTGAACGGCGTCGAGCACCCCGCCGCACTCCGTGCCCGGTACCGCGCCGACCGGGTCGCCCCGGCGGTGATCCGCGTGGAGTCCACCCGGACCGCCCCCGGCGTGATCGAGCACGGCAGCCCGTTCACGGAGATCGACCTCGCCGGGGACGGCGTACCGCACGCCCGTCTGGACGCCCTGGCCGCCGTGCTCACGGGCGCCGGTGTGACCGCCCGCGTGGTCGAGGACGAGACGGCGGCCCTGTGGGCGAAGATGGCGTTCCTGGCCCCGTTCGCGCTGCTCACCACCCGCTACGGCCTCCCGCTCGGCGAGGCCCGCACCCGGCACCGCGCGGAGCTGGAGGATCTCGTCGCCGAGACCGCGGCGGTCAGCCGCGCCTGCGGCGCCCCCGCCGACCCGGCCCAGGCCCTGGCCCGGTACGACACCTTCCCGCCCGGCACCAAGTCGTCCATGCAGCGCGACGCCGAGGCGGGCCGCCCGCTGGAGCTGGACGCGATCGGCGGGGCGCTGCTGCGCGCGGCCGACCGGCACGGCGTCCCGGCACCGGTGACGGCCCGCCTGGTGAGCGAGCTGCGGGCCGCCGGCCACTGA
- a CDS encoding DUF2277 domain-containing protein: MCRSIKTLRPPVLPDEATDEDIHAAALQYVRKVSGFRAPAAHNREVFDRAVAAVAEATAELLGGLEVRGQSARSVP; encoded by the coding sequence ATGTGCCGGAGTATCAAGACGCTGCGTCCGCCCGTGCTCCCCGACGAGGCCACGGACGAGGACATCCACGCCGCCGCGCTGCAGTACGTCCGCAAGGTTTCGGGCTTCCGCGCTCCCGCCGCCCACAACCGCGAGGTCTTCGACAGGGCCGTCGCGGCGGTGGCGGAGGCGACGGCCGAACTGCTCGGGGGTCTGGAGGTACGGGGCCAATCGGCCAGGAGTGTTCCGTAG
- a CDS encoding FAD/NAD(P)-binding protein produces MSVALVGAGPRGTSVLERLCASAPELLPAGVRLTVHVIDPAPPGPGRVWRTAQPAELLMNTVASQVTLFTDESVECAGPVRPGPSLYEWADGEVGPDAYPTRAHYGRYLEWVFARTVREAPESVDVRVHRARAVRLAEDGTEDGTEDGTEDGTEDGTEDGTDDGTAGGRQVLTLDDGRVLSGLAAVVLAQGHLPAAGTEEERRTAAYAARHGLTHIPPGNPADVGLDAIRPGEAALLRGLGLTFFDYLALFTAGRGGRFVRDGSGGGLRYLPSGREPRLYAGSRRGVPYQARGDNAKGPYGRHTPLLLTPEVIEGFRKRADSGEAPDFRAEIWPLVAKEVETVYYGALTGRTDLAERFLAVPHGDPREALLLDEFGVAEGERWSWERVARPYGEREFGDPGRWRAWLLGYLREDAEQAALGNVRGPLKAALDVLRDLRNEIRLVVDHGGLSGASRRADLDRWYTPLNAFLSIGPPRRRIEELRALLAAGVVEVLGPRLDVREGPAGWVAASPDVPGSAVRVTTLIEARLPEPDLRYTADELLATLLADGGCRTHTVDGYETGGLDVTRRPYRLIDRQGFIHTRLFAFGVPTEGVHWVTAAGARPGVDSVTLSDADAVARAVLRTAAAEAESRPETDLWPNVELASID; encoded by the coding sequence ATCTCCGTCGCCCTGGTCGGAGCCGGTCCCCGTGGAACCAGCGTGCTGGAGCGGCTCTGCGCCTCCGCGCCGGAGCTTCTTCCGGCCGGTGTCCGGCTGACGGTCCATGTGATCGACCCGGCGCCGCCCGGCCCCGGCCGGGTCTGGCGGACCGCGCAGCCGGCCGAGCTGCTGATGAACACCGTGGCGAGCCAGGTGACGCTGTTCACCGACGAGAGCGTGGAGTGCGCGGGCCCCGTTCGTCCGGGCCCGAGTCTGTACGAGTGGGCGGACGGCGAGGTGGGCCCGGACGCGTACCCGACCCGTGCGCACTACGGCCGTTATCTGGAGTGGGTGTTCGCCCGCACCGTCCGCGAGGCGCCCGAATCCGTGGACGTCCGCGTCCACCGGGCCCGTGCCGTACGCCTCGCCGAAGACGGCACCGAAGACGGCACCGAAGACGGCACCGAAGACGGCACCGAAGACGGCACCGAAGACGGCACCGACGACGGCACCGCCGGCGGCCGTCAGGTCCTCACCCTCGATGACGGGCGGGTCCTGTCCGGCCTCGCCGCCGTGGTGCTGGCCCAGGGGCATCTGCCCGCCGCCGGCACCGAGGAGGAGCGCCGCACCGCCGCGTACGCCGCCCGGCACGGCCTCACCCACATCCCGCCCGGCAACCCGGCCGACGTCGGACTCGACGCGATCCGGCCCGGCGAGGCGGCCCTGCTGCGCGGCCTCGGGCTCACCTTCTTCGACTACCTCGCCCTGTTCACCGCCGGCCGTGGCGGCCGGTTCGTCCGGGACGGGTCCGGCGGCGGGCTGCGCTATCTGCCCTCCGGGCGCGAACCCCGCCTGTACGCCGGTTCGCGGCGCGGGGTGCCGTACCAGGCGCGCGGCGACAACGCCAAGGGTCCGTACGGCCGGCACACCCCGCTGCTGCTCACCCCGGAGGTGATCGAGGGCTTCCGCAAGCGTGCCGACTCCGGCGAGGCGCCCGACTTCCGCGCCGAGATATGGCCGCTGGTGGCGAAGGAGGTGGAGACGGTCTACTACGGCGCCCTCACCGGCCGTACGGATCTCGCCGAGCGCTTCCTCGCCGTACCCCACGGCGATCCCCGAGAGGCGCTGCTGCTGGACGAGTTCGGGGTGGCCGAGGGCGAGCGGTGGAGCTGGGAGCGGGTGGCCCGGCCGTACGGGGAGCGGGAGTTCGGGGATCCGGGGCGATGGCGGGCGTGGCTGCTGGGGTATCTGCGCGAGGATGCCGAGCAGGCCGCCCTGGGCAATGTGCGCGGCCCGCTCAAGGCGGCCCTCGACGTGCTGCGCGACCTGCGCAACGAGATACGGCTGGTGGTCGACCACGGCGGGCTGAGCGGTGCCTCGCGGCGCGCGGACCTGGACCGCTGGTACACCCCGCTCAACGCCTTCCTGTCCATCGGCCCGCCCCGGCGCCGTATCGAGGAGTTGAGGGCTTTGCTGGCGGCGGGCGTGGTGGAGGTCCTGGGCCCGCGGCTCGACGTGCGGGAAGGGCCGGCGGGCTGGGTGGCGGCCTCGCCGGACGTGCCGGGGTCCGCGGTCCGTGTGACGACTCTCATAGAGGCGCGGCTTCCGGAACCCGATCTGCGGTACACGGCCGACGAGTTGCTCGCGACGCTGCTCGCGGACGGCGGTTGCCGGACGCACACGGTTGACGGTTACGAAACCGGTGGACTGGACGTGACCCGCCGTCCGTATCGCCTGATAGATCGTCAAGGTTTCATCCACACAAGGCTGTTCGCGTTCGGCGTGCCCACGGAGGGCGTGCACTGGGTGACGGCGGCCGGGGCCCGGCCGGGCGTGGACTCGGTGACGCTGTCGGACGCCGACGCGGTCGCGCGGGCCGTGCTGCGGACGGCCGCGGCCGAGGCGGAATCCCGGCCGGAAACGGACCTCTGGCCCAATGTTGAACTTGCAAGCATTGATTAG
- a CDS encoding DoxX family protein translates to MSARLNSAQPYVIGLFRIVVGLLFAVHGATSLFGVLGGAAGTNGGTIPAGTWPGWYAAVIQLVAGALVLLGLGTRGAALIASGSMAYAYFDVHQQAALWPIQNGGELSVLFCWAFFLLVFTGSGAFGVDRLFGRRTAEDAGSVAEQTPIAA, encoded by the coding sequence ATGTCCGCACGCCTCAACTCCGCTCAGCCGTACGTCATCGGGCTCTTCCGGATCGTCGTCGGCCTGCTCTTCGCCGTGCACGGCGCCACGTCCCTGTTCGGCGTGCTCGGCGGCGCCGCGGGCACCAACGGCGGCACGATCCCGGCCGGCACCTGGCCCGGCTGGTACGCGGCCGTGATCCAGCTGGTCGCCGGTGCCCTGGTGCTGCTCGGCCTCGGCACCCGCGGTGCCGCGCTGATCGCCTCCGGTTCGATGGCGTACGCCTACTTCGACGTGCACCAGCAGGCCGCGTTGTGGCCCATCCAGAACGGCGGCGAGCTGTCCGTCCTGTTCTGCTGGGCCTTCTTCCTGCTCGTCTTCACCGGCTCCGGCGCCTTCGGCGTCGACCGGCTGTTCGGCCGGCGCACGGCCGAGGACGCCGGGTCCGTCGCCGAGCAGACCCCGATAGCCGCCTGA
- a CDS encoding superoxide dismutase family protein, protein MVAAVFAGALAAALFATASPSAHGLTLETDGVFSPPAKNVAAQAVTYDQKLVPAGSWISVRQRVQPNGATTVELKVTGLQPNHLYGVHVHQKTCGADPAAAGKHYQNQSGTDAAHVNNKNEVWLDFKTDKSGNGSASAQHTWAFRKGEAGSVVIHSSPGTKGARAACFSVPFAAKP, encoded by the coding sequence ATGGTGGCAGCCGTATTTGCGGGCGCCCTCGCCGCAGCCCTGTTCGCGACCGCAAGCCCAAGCGCGCACGGCCTCACGCTGGAGACCGACGGCGTGTTCTCCCCGCCCGCCAAGAACGTCGCCGCGCAGGCCGTGACGTACGACCAGAAGCTCGTCCCGGCGGGGTCCTGGATCAGCGTCCGGCAGCGGGTCCAGCCGAACGGCGCGACGACGGTCGAGCTGAAGGTCACGGGCCTGCAGCCCAACCACCTCTACGGGGTCCACGTCCACCAGAAGACCTGCGGCGCCGACCCCGCCGCCGCCGGCAAGCACTACCAGAACCAGTCCGGCACGGACGCCGCCCACGTCAACAACAAGAACGAGGTCTGGCTGGACTTCAAGACCGACAAGAGCGGCAACGGCTCCGCGAGCGCACAGCACACCTGGGCCTTCCGCAAGGGCGAGGCCGGCTCCGTGGTGATCCACAGCTCGCCGGGCACCAAGGGCGCCAGGGCGGCCTGCTTCAGCGTGCCGTTCGCCGCCAAGCCGTAA
- a CDS encoding DedA family protein, translated as MVFESVGSLAGGPWIYGVVTLSVLLDVFVPVLPSGVLVIAAGTAAAAGSGAATGQVPRGVPDLLALILCAATASVLGDLVAYRLAWRGGERLDRAIARSRRLTSAQERLGEALARGGGALVVLARFAPAGRSVVSFCAGAAHRRARDFVPWSALAGLSWAAYSVALGYYGAQWLGATWLATGVSLTALFGAGAAAGYFMRRRPAS; from the coding sequence ATGGTGTTCGAGAGTGTGGGGTCACTGGCCGGCGGGCCCTGGATCTACGGCGTGGTGACCCTGTCCGTGCTGCTCGACGTGTTCGTGCCGGTACTGCCGAGCGGGGTGCTCGTCATCGCGGCGGGTACGGCCGCGGCGGCGGGGTCGGGCGCGGCGACCGGCCAGGTCCCGCGCGGCGTGCCGGACCTGCTGGCCCTGATCCTCTGCGCGGCGACCGCCTCGGTCCTCGGCGATCTGGTGGCCTACCGGCTGGCCTGGCGGGGCGGGGAGCGGCTGGACCGGGCCATAGCCCGCTCGCGTCGGCTGACCAGCGCCCAGGAACGGCTCGGCGAGGCCCTGGCCCGGGGTGGCGGCGCACTCGTCGTGCTCGCCCGCTTCGCGCCCGCCGGCCGCTCGGTCGTCTCGTTCTGCGCCGGCGCTGCCCACCGCCGCGCCCGCGACTTCGTGCCCTGGTCCGCCCTGGCCGGCCTGTCCTGGGCGGCGTACAGCGTCGCTCTCGGCTACTACGGCGCCCAGTGGCTCGGCGCGACCTGGCTCGCCACCGGCGTCTCCCTGACCGCCCTGTTCGGCGCGGGCGCCGCGGCGGGGTACTTCATGCGGCGCCGCCCGGCTTCCTGA